The following are from one region of the Cyanobium gracile PCC 6307 genome:
- the cobJ gene encoding precorrin-3B C(17)-methyltransferase codes for MLQRLRQAGLLHVVREAEAEAEASGPWLARQWGTADAVVAVGACGLVTRLIAPLISDKQSDPAVLVVDPRGRFVVPLLGGHGAGGDRLAEEIAALVGGQAVLTGAGASLGRLPLDAFGQAWGWRRGAGDWRGLMVQAAGGLPPFLSQEAGTTLWQGLEAAGSGKDNSDGDDSNQADGEAALVIGPRSGAGCRWHPPSLWLGIGCERDTSLPVLERLVAEGLAQQGLAREAVAGLASIDRKGDEPALLALAEQHGWPLRLYDASTLAAVAVPHPSEAVAREMGTPSVAEAAALQAASEAASEAGQPLTHLAGTAPRLLVEKRIGRAASGERGAATLAVALAARQWAPQRGSLHLVGSGPGPIDLLSGDARRALAATTVWVGYGLYLDLLEPLRRPDQLRREGRLTEERARCAEAIDLARQGLDVALISSGDSGIYGMAGLALELWLQLPVLDRPAFTVHPGLSALQLAAARAGAPLMHDFCTISLSDRLTPWEVIERRLKGAASGDFVVALYNPRSLGRPWQLGRAIELLVEGRPASTPVLLARQLGRAEEALSLHTLGNLPEDQVDMLTLVLVGNSSTRVQDGRMVTPRGYPGAALA; via the coding sequence ATGCTGCAGCGGCTGCGCCAGGCCGGCCTGCTCCACGTGGTCCGGGAGGCGGAGGCGGAGGCGGAGGCCTCCGGGCCGTGGCTGGCGCGGCAGTGGGGGACGGCCGACGCGGTGGTGGCCGTGGGGGCCTGCGGACTGGTGACCCGGCTGATCGCCCCCCTGATCAGCGACAAACAGAGCGATCCCGCCGTGCTGGTGGTGGACCCCCGGGGTCGCTTCGTCGTGCCCCTGCTGGGGGGCCACGGCGCTGGCGGCGACCGGCTCGCCGAGGAGATCGCCGCCCTGGTCGGTGGCCAGGCCGTGCTCACCGGTGCCGGCGCCTCCCTGGGCCGACTGCCCCTGGATGCCTTCGGCCAGGCCTGGGGCTGGCGCCGCGGGGCCGGTGACTGGAGGGGGCTGATGGTGCAGGCGGCCGGCGGTCTCCCCCCCTTCCTGAGTCAGGAGGCGGGCACGACGCTGTGGCAGGGGCTGGAGGCCGCCGGCAGCGGCAAGGACAACAGCGACGGGGACGACAGCAACCAGGCCGACGGCGAGGCAGCCCTGGTGATCGGGCCCCGCAGCGGCGCGGGCTGCCGCTGGCATCCCCCCAGCCTCTGGCTGGGCATCGGCTGCGAGCGGGACACGAGTCTGCCGGTGCTGGAACGGCTGGTGGCGGAAGGCCTGGCGCAGCAGGGACTGGCCCGGGAGGCCGTGGCCGGCCTGGCCAGCATCGATCGCAAGGGGGATGAACCCGCCCTGCTGGCCCTGGCGGAGCAGCACGGCTGGCCCCTGCGCCTCTACGACGCCTCCACCCTGGCGGCGGTCGCCGTGCCCCACCCCTCGGAGGCCGTGGCCCGGGAGATGGGCACGCCCAGCGTGGCCGAAGCCGCCGCCCTGCAGGCCGCGTCGGAGGCGGCTTCGGAGGCGGGCCAGCCTCTGACCCACCTGGCGGGAACGGCGCCCCGGTTGCTGGTGGAGAAGCGGATCGGCCGTGCCGCCAGCGGGGAGCGGGGTGCCGCCACCCTGGCGGTGGCCCTAGCCGCCCGCCAGTGGGCCCCGCAGCGCGGCAGCCTGCATCTGGTGGGCAGCGGTCCGGGGCCGATCGATCTGCTCAGCGGCGATGCCCGTCGGGCCCTGGCCGCAACAACGGTGTGGGTGGGCTACGGGCTCTACCTCGACCTGCTGGAACCCCTGCGGCGCCCCGACCAGCTGCGCCGCGAGGGCCGGCTGACGGAGGAGCGGGCCCGTTGCGCCGAGGCCATCGACCTGGCCCGCCAGGGCCTCGACGTGGCCCTGATCTCCTCCGGGGACAGCGGCATCTACGGCATGGCGGGGCTGGCGCTGGAGCTCTGGCTGCAGCTGCCGGTCCTCGACCGGCCGGCCTTCACGGTGCACCCGGGCCTGTCGGCCCTGCAGCTGGCCGCCGCCCGGGCCGGTGCCCCGCTGATGCACGACTTCTGCACCATCAGCCTCAGCGACCGCCTCACCCCCTGGGAGGTGATCGAACGGCGGCTGAAGGGGGCCGCCAGCGGCGATTTCGTCGTGGCTCTCTACAACCCCCGCTCCCTCGGCAGGCCGTGGCAGCTGGGCCGGGCCATCGAACTGCTGGTCGAGGGCCGGCCGGCCAGCACGCCGGTGCTGCTGGCCCGCCAGCTGGGGCGCGCCGAAGAGGCGCTCAGCCTCCACACCCTGGGCAACCTGCCCGAGGACCAGGTGGACATGCTGACCCTGGTGCTGGTGGGCAACAGCTCCACCCGGGTCCAGGATGGCCGCATGGTCACCCCGCGGGGCTATCCGGGGGCAGCCCTGGCCTGA
- the lipA gene encoding lipoyl synthase codes for MPVTVSDPRPAPAKPPWLRVKAPQRERIGAVADLLVDLKLNTVCQEASCPNIGECFAGGTATFLIMGPGCTRACPYCDIDFDRSVRALDPTEPERLGEAVRRLGLSHVVITSVNRDDLPDGGASQFVACIEAVRRTSPLTTIEILLPDLCGAWEALAAVMAAAPEVLNHNIETVPRLYRQVRPQGVYERSLELLRRVREGWPRTYTKSGLMVGLGESDDEVRAVMADLRAHAVDIVTIGQYLSPGPKHLPVQRFVSPEVFESFRRHGEDDLGFLQVVSSPLTRSSYHAGEVRRLMREHPR; via the coding sequence ATGCCCGTGACCGTCAGCGACCCCCGGCCCGCCCCCGCCAAGCCGCCCTGGCTGCGGGTCAAGGCACCGCAGCGGGAACGGATCGGGGCGGTGGCGGACCTGCTGGTCGACCTCAAGCTCAACACGGTCTGCCAGGAGGCCAGCTGCCCGAACATCGGCGAGTGCTTCGCCGGTGGCACCGCCACCTTCCTGATCATGGGGCCGGGCTGCACCCGGGCCTGCCCCTACTGCGACATCGACTTCGACCGCAGCGTGCGGGCCCTGGACCCCACCGAGCCCGAGCGCCTCGGGGAAGCCGTGCGGCGCCTGGGCCTCAGCCATGTGGTGATCACCTCGGTCAACCGGGACGACCTGCCCGACGGCGGCGCCAGCCAGTTCGTGGCCTGCATCGAGGCGGTGCGGCGCACATCCCCCCTCACCACGATCGAGATCCTGCTGCCCGATCTGTGCGGCGCCTGGGAAGCCCTGGCGGCGGTGATGGCGGCGGCGCCGGAGGTGCTCAACCACAACATCGAGACCGTGCCCCGGCTCTACCGGCAGGTGCGGCCCCAGGGGGTCTACGAACGTTCGCTGGAGCTGCTGCGCCGGGTCCGTGAGGGCTGGCCGCGCACCTACACGAAATCAGGGCTGATGGTGGGCCTGGGGGAAAGCGACGACGAGGTCCGCGCCGTGATGGCCGATCTGCGCGCCCACGCCGTCGACATCGTCACCATCGGCCAGTACCTCTCCCCCGGCCCGAAACATCTGCCGGTGCAGCGCTTCGTCTCCCCGGAGGTGTTCGAAAGCTTCCGCCGCCATGGGGAAGACGACCTGGGCTTCCTCCAGGTGGTGAGCAGTCCGCTCACCCGCAGCAGCTACCACGCCGGCGAGGTGCGGCGCCTGATGCGGGAGCACCCCCGCTGA
- the gltB gene encoding glutamate synthase large subunit: protein MSSSVPVWPHRDSSTPGPGETDACGVGFLAHLEGVPSHWVLQQALRGLRCMEHRGGCGGDGDSGDGAGLLTAIPWSYLEAVWPAAAASTAVVRGLGMLFLPADPARRDQARRICDEEAERLGLLSLGWRAVPVVPEVLGPLARENAPAIEQWLLAAPDAVPGVMADVDALESLLFRLRRRAVDRVREVWGADTTDLYFASISARTVVYKGMVRSEVLDAFYADLRDERFSVAFAVYHRRFSTNTLPRWPLAQPMRLLGHNGEINTLLGNINWARAAESHLEAVWGDAARDLRPLVNAAFSDSANLDATLELMVRSGRPITDSLLTLVPEAFRDQPELDERPSIKAFYEYSACLQEPWDGPALLVFSDGRMVGATLDRNGLRPARYCITSDGYVVMGSETGVVELEESRIIEKGRLGPGQMLAVDLEQHRLLRNWDVKEETAARLPYAGWLLDHRRSLSPGVWEQERTLGELELLQQQTAFGFTAEDLDLVIEDMAGQGKEPTYCMGDDIPLAVLSSKPHLLYDYFKQRFAQVTNPPIDPLREKLVMSLEMHLGRRGSALRPDASGAAVLHLTTPVLNEAELEDLGSHGLGLTTLSTLLPVASGPDGLEQALHRLCFEAEAAVRSGSQILVLSDRADGGISPGTTAIPPLLGVGAVHHHLLRLGLRLQCSLVVDTAQCWSTHHLACLIGYGASAVCPWLTWETTRHWLAHPRTQSMIERGKLPRLEADTAQSNVRKALEEGLRKILSKIGISLLASYHGAQIFEAIGIGADLIDRAFTGTTSRVAGLSLQDLASETLAFHAKAYPELNRTKLEFMGFVQYRTGGEFHLNNPEMSKALHAAVAAGPGYDHFSTYRTLLENRPVTALRDLLELRPAPVPLPIEQVESVESICSRFCTGGMSLGALSREAHEVLAVAMNRIGGKSNCGEGGEDPARYHPLDDVDGEGHSPTLPTLRGLRNGDSACSAIKQIASGRFGVTPAYLRSGRQLEIKVAQGAKPGEGGQLPGPKVDAYIAWLRNSKAGVPLISPPPHHDIYSIEDLAQLIHDLHQVNPAARVSVKLVAEIGIGTIAAGVAKANADVIQISGHDGGTGASPLSSIKHAGSPWELGLTEVHRSLLENGLRDRVLLRADGGLKSGWDVLIAALLGAEEFGFGSVAMIAEGCIMARVCHTNNCPVGVATQKEALRKRFTGLPEHVVNFFVFVAEEVRQLLSVLGVARLEDLIGRTDLLAPRAIRLTKTSALDLSCLLDPIPAAADRGWLKHDDEAHGNGPVLEDALLADPEVRAAIDSHGHVVRQLTIVNTDRSVGARLSGEIAALHGNTGFQGGLALTFHGAAGQSFGAFVLQGMDLRLVGEANDYVGKGLNGGRITVVPPAAVRDPGAQVILGNTCLYGATGGELFALGRAGERFAVRNSGARTVVEGVGDHCCEYMTGGVVVVLGSTGRNVAAGMTGGVAFLLDETGGLAARLNPESVALVPLTTPEQEALLLPLLEAHLQATGSARAAAILADWPAWKARFRVLVPPSEKAAVGLAEREAVAA from the coding sequence ATGTCCTCCTCCGTCCCCGTCTGGCCCCACCGCGACAGCTCCACCCCAGGCCCTGGCGAGACGGATGCCTGTGGGGTGGGTTTCCTGGCCCATCTCGAGGGGGTTCCCAGCCACTGGGTGCTCCAGCAGGCCCTGCGGGGCCTCCGCTGCATGGAGCACCGGGGCGGCTGCGGCGGTGACGGCGACTCCGGCGACGGGGCCGGACTGCTGACCGCGATCCCCTGGAGCTACCTGGAGGCCGTCTGGCCGGCGGCCGCCGCCTCCACAGCGGTCGTGCGGGGGCTGGGGATGCTGTTCCTGCCGGCGGATCCCGCCCGCCGCGACCAGGCCCGGCGGATCTGCGATGAGGAGGCCGAGCGCCTCGGGCTCCTCAGCCTGGGCTGGCGTGCGGTCCCGGTGGTTCCTGAGGTGCTCGGTCCCCTGGCGCGGGAGAACGCCCCGGCCATCGAGCAGTGGCTGCTGGCCGCCCCCGATGCGGTGCCCGGCGTCATGGCCGACGTCGACGCCCTCGAGTCCCTGCTGTTCCGCCTGCGGCGCCGCGCCGTCGACCGGGTGCGGGAGGTGTGGGGGGCCGACACCACCGATCTCTACTTCGCGTCGATCAGCGCCCGCACCGTCGTCTACAAGGGCATGGTGCGCTCGGAGGTGCTCGATGCCTTCTATGCCGACCTCCGGGACGAGCGCTTCAGCGTCGCCTTCGCGGTGTACCACCGCCGCTTCAGCACCAACACCCTGCCCCGCTGGCCCCTGGCCCAGCCGATGCGGCTGCTGGGCCACAACGGCGAGATCAACACCCTGCTGGGCAACATCAACTGGGCCAGAGCTGCTGAATCCCACCTCGAGGCTGTCTGGGGGGATGCCGCCCGGGACCTGCGGCCCCTGGTCAACGCCGCCTTCAGCGACTCGGCGAACCTCGACGCCACCCTCGAGCTGATGGTGCGCAGCGGCCGACCGATCACCGACAGCCTGCTGACCCTGGTGCCGGAGGCCTTCCGCGACCAGCCCGAACTCGACGAACGGCCCTCCATCAAGGCCTTCTACGAATACAGCGCCTGCCTGCAGGAGCCCTGGGACGGTCCGGCCCTGCTGGTCTTCAGCGACGGCCGCATGGTGGGGGCCACCCTCGACCGCAACGGCCTGCGGCCGGCCCGCTACTGCATCACCAGCGACGGCTACGTGGTGATGGGCTCGGAAACGGGCGTGGTCGAACTGGAGGAATCCCGGATCATCGAGAAGGGGCGCCTCGGCCCCGGCCAGATGCTGGCCGTCGACCTGGAGCAGCACCGGCTGCTGCGCAACTGGGATGTGAAGGAGGAGACGGCGGCGCGTCTCCCCTATGCCGGCTGGCTGCTCGACCACCGCCGCAGCCTGTCCCCCGGCGTCTGGGAGCAGGAGCGCACCCTGGGCGAACTGGAGCTGCTCCAGCAGCAGACCGCCTTCGGCTTCACCGCCGAGGACCTTGACCTGGTGATCGAGGACATGGCCGGCCAGGGCAAGGAGCCCACCTACTGCATGGGGGACGACATCCCCCTGGCGGTGCTCTCCTCCAAGCCCCACCTTCTCTACGACTACTTCAAACAGCGCTTCGCCCAGGTCACCAACCCTCCGATCGACCCGCTGCGCGAAAAGCTGGTCATGAGCCTGGAGATGCACCTGGGCCGGCGCGGTTCGGCCCTGCGGCCCGATGCCTCCGGCGCTGCCGTGCTGCACCTCACCACCCCGGTGCTCAATGAGGCCGAACTGGAGGATCTCGGTTCCCACGGCCTCGGGCTCACCACCCTCTCCACCCTCCTGCCGGTGGCCAGCGGCCCCGATGGGCTGGAGCAGGCCCTGCATCGGCTCTGCTTCGAAGCGGAGGCGGCCGTGCGCAGCGGCTCCCAGATCCTGGTCCTCTCCGACCGCGCTGATGGCGGCATCAGCCCCGGCACCACGGCCATTCCTCCCTTGCTGGGGGTGGGGGCCGTGCATCACCATCTGCTGAGGCTCGGCCTGCGCCTGCAGTGCTCCCTGGTGGTGGACACCGCCCAGTGCTGGAGCACCCACCACCTCGCCTGTCTGATCGGCTACGGCGCCAGCGCCGTCTGCCCGTGGCTCACCTGGGAGACCACCCGCCACTGGCTGGCCCATCCCCGCACCCAGTCGATGATCGAGCGGGGCAAGCTCCCCCGCCTCGAAGCCGACACGGCCCAGTCCAACGTGCGCAAAGCCCTGGAGGAGGGGTTGCGCAAGATCCTCTCCAAGATCGGCATCTCCCTGCTCGCCAGCTACCACGGCGCCCAGATCTTCGAAGCCATCGGCATCGGTGCCGATCTGATCGATCGGGCCTTCACCGGAACCACCAGCCGGGTCGCCGGCCTCAGCCTCCAGGATCTGGCCAGCGAGACCCTGGCCTTCCACGCCAAGGCCTACCCGGAGCTGAACCGCACCAAGCTGGAATTCATGGGCTTCGTGCAGTACCGCACCGGCGGGGAGTTCCACCTCAACAACCCGGAGATGTCCAAGGCCCTGCACGCCGCCGTGGCGGCGGGCCCCGGCTACGACCACTTCTCCACCTACCGCACCCTGCTGGAGAACCGCCCCGTCACGGCGCTGCGCGACCTGCTCGAGCTGCGCCCGGCGCCGGTGCCCCTGCCGATCGAGCAGGTGGAAAGCGTGGAGAGCATCTGCAGCCGCTTCTGCACCGGCGGAATGAGCTTGGGGGCCCTCTCCCGGGAGGCCCACGAAGTGCTCGCGGTGGCCATGAACCGCATCGGCGGCAAGAGCAACTGCGGCGAGGGCGGTGAGGATCCGGCCCGGTACCACCCCCTCGACGACGTCGACGGCGAGGGCCATTCCCCCACGCTTCCCACCCTGCGCGGGCTCCGCAACGGCGACAGCGCCTGCTCCGCCATCAAGCAGATCGCCTCGGGCCGCTTCGGCGTCACCCCGGCCTATCTGCGCAGCGGCCGCCAGCTGGAGATCAAGGTGGCCCAGGGCGCCAAGCCCGGCGAGGGCGGCCAGCTGCCCGGTCCCAAGGTGGACGCCTACATCGCCTGGCTGCGCAACAGCAAGGCGGGCGTGCCGCTGATCTCACCGCCGCCCCACCATGACATCTATTCGATCGAGGATCTGGCCCAGCTGATCCACGACCTGCACCAGGTGAACCCCGCCGCCCGGGTCTCCGTGAAGCTGGTGGCCGAGATCGGCATCGGCACCATCGCCGCCGGTGTGGCCAAGGCCAACGCCGATGTGATCCAGATCTCCGGCCACGACGGCGGCACCGGCGCCTCGCCGCTGAGTTCGATCAAGCACGCCGGCAGCCCCTGGGAGCTGGGGCTGACCGAGGTGCACCGCAGCCTGCTGGAGAACGGCCTGCGGGACCGGGTGCTGCTGCGAGCCGACGGAGGCCTCAAGAGCGGCTGGGACGTGCTGATCGCTGCCCTGCTGGGGGCCGAGGAATTCGGCTTCGGCTCAGTGGCCATGATCGCCGAGGGCTGCATCATGGCCCGCGTCTGCCACACCAACAACTGCCCGGTGGGGGTCGCCACCCAGAAGGAGGCCCTGCGCAAGCGCTTCACCGGCCTGCCCGAGCACGTCGTCAATTTCTTCGTCTTCGTGGCCGAGGAGGTGCGCCAGCTGCTGAGCGTGCTGGGGGTGGCCCGGCTCGAGGACCTGATCGGCCGCACCGATCTGCTGGCGCCCCGTGCCATCCGCCTCACCAAGACCAGCGCCCTCGATCTCTCCTGCCTGCTCGATCCGATCCCCGCCGCCGCCGACCGCGGCTGGCTGAAGCACGACGACGAGGCCCACGGCAACGGACCCGTGCTGGAGGACGCCCTGCTCGCCGACCCCGAGGTGCGAGCGGCGATCGACTCCCACGGCCATGTCGTGCGTCAGCTGACGATCGTCAACACCGACCGCAGTGTGGGGGCCCGGCTGTCCGGCGAGATCGCCGCCCTGCATGGCAACACCGGCTTCCAGGGGGGCCTCGCCCTCACTTTCCACGGTGCCGCGGGCCAGAGCTTCGGCGCCTTCGTGCTCCAGGGCATGGACCTGCGCCTGGTGGGCGAGGCCAACGACTACGTGGGCAAGGGCCTCAACGGCGGCCGCATCACCGTGGTGCCGCCGGCCGCCGTCCGTGACCCCGGCGCCCAGGTGATCCTCGGCAACACCTGCCTCTACGGCGCCACGGGCGGGGAGCTGTTCGCCCTCGGCCGGGCCGGCGAGCGCTTCGCCGTGCGCAACAGCGGCGCCCGCACCGTGGTGGAGGGCGTCGGTGACCACTGCTGCGAGTACATGACCGGCGGCGTGGTGGTGGTGCTGGGCAGCACTGGCCGCAACGTGGCTGCCGGCATGACCGGCGGTGTGGCCTTCCTGCTCGACGAGACCGGAGGTCTGGCGGCCCGCCTCAACCCCGAGTCGGTGGCGCTGGTGCCCCTCACCACCCCCGAACAGGAGGCGCTGCTGCTGCCCCTGCTAGAGGCCCACCTGCAGGCCACCGGCAGCGCCAGGGCGGCGGCGATCCTGGCGGACTGGCCCGCCTGGAAGGCCCGCTTCCGGGTGCTGGTCCCCCCCAGCGAGAAAGCCGCGGTGGGTCTGGCGGAGCGGGAAGCGGTGGCGGCCTGA
- a CDS encoding phosphodiester glycosidase family protein, giving the protein MARTLPITLALLALIGAPPVTRAAPPPIPPALPELPAPRGSRPGPMRGAPAAEVGGTGLTLNGRSQQAAWRWSGEDPRRPVALWLPLEVLEGQLGFSSRARPDGALALEWFGRELVVPPAQQRSLADEVAVDVAGLLLDMGVTVERRGERLELRLPAPRLLQVRSSEQAGVRRVVLDLDGPALLRSSEGGLQLALLSRPDQLAQLTARGLRSGADGTDLTLAVPGGGAPLRTFTLGGPARVVIDLPQGAGSVGTAPEAPAPIDPRLLAMLGSQLRWDQQVRSVGGTRVLVNAVRIDPRSSPLELRTLSRPDGMAGLSSLTALAQRQDALVAINGGFFNRVRRLPLGALRDQGRWLSGPILNRGVVGWEPRSLPRFGRLRLEEWISDDRGQRLPLLTVNSGLAQRGLSRYTAEWGRLYQALTGSETGLLLSGGQVQRRISSAELAAGLPLRPEETLVVARGGADLPWGEGDRLRIESRPTDPVGNASSVMGGGPLLLQNGRIVLNGAAEGFGAAFLGQGAPRTVVGSDGTLLWLVTLEGAGGVAGPTLSETAWLLQQMGLVDALNLDGGSSTGLVMGGSHRVKGRGVAGSVHNGLGLVPIGGGEAATSLGPAGSRWLTDSRD; this is encoded by the coding sequence ATGGCCAGGACTCTCCCGATCACCCTGGCCCTGCTGGCCCTGATCGGAGCTCCCCCGGTCACCAGGGCAGCCCCGCCGCCGATCCCCCCGGCCCTGCCGGAGCTGCCGGCGCCGCGCGGCAGCCGGCCCGGACCCATGCGGGGGGCCCCCGCTGCGGAGGTCGGCGGCACCGGGCTGACGCTCAACGGCCGCAGCCAGCAGGCCGCCTGGCGCTGGAGCGGCGAGGACCCGCGCCGGCCGGTGGCCCTGTGGCTGCCGCTGGAGGTGCTCGAAGGCCAGCTGGGCTTCAGCAGCCGCGCCAGGCCCGATGGCGCCCTGGCGCTGGAATGGTTCGGCCGGGAGCTGGTGGTGCCCCCGGCGCAGCAGCGGTCCCTGGCGGATGAGGTGGCCGTCGACGTGGCGGGCCTCCTTCTGGACATGGGCGTGACGGTGGAGCGCCGCGGTGAGCGGCTGGAGCTGCGCCTGCCGGCGCCGCGGCTGCTCCAGGTGCGCAGCTCGGAGCAGGCCGGCGTCCGCCGGGTGGTGCTCGACCTCGACGGCCCCGCCCTGTTGCGCAGCAGCGAGGGCGGCCTGCAGCTGGCCCTGCTCAGCCGGCCCGACCAGCTGGCCCAGCTCACCGCGCGGGGACTGCGCAGCGGCGCCGACGGGACGGACCTGACCCTGGCGGTGCCGGGCGGCGGCGCCCCCCTGCGCACCTTCACCCTGGGGGGTCCGGCCCGGGTGGTGATCGATCTGCCCCAGGGCGCCGGCAGTGTCGGCACGGCGCCGGAGGCGCCGGCCCCGATCGATCCGCGGCTGCTGGCGATGCTGGGCTCCCAGCTGCGCTGGGACCAGCAGGTGCGCAGCGTCGGTGGCACCCGGGTCCTGGTCAACGCCGTCCGCATCGATCCGCGCAGCAGCCCCCTCGAACTGCGCACCCTCAGCCGCCCCGACGGCATGGCGGGGCTCAGCTCCCTGACGGCCCTGGCCCAGCGCCAGGACGCCCTGGTGGCGATCAACGGCGGCTTCTTCAACCGGGTGCGCCGGCTTCCCCTCGGCGCCCTGCGGGACCAGGGCCGCTGGCTGTCCGGGCCGATCCTCAACCGGGGCGTGGTGGGCTGGGAGCCGCGCAGCCTGCCGCGCTTCGGCCGCCTGCGCCTGGAGGAATGGATCAGCGACGACCGGGGGCAGCGCCTGCCGCTGCTGACCGTGAACAGCGGCCTGGCCCAGCGGGGCCTGAGCCGCTACACGGCCGAATGGGGCCGGCTCTACCAGGCCCTGACCGGCTCCGAGACGGGTCTGCTGCTGAGCGGCGGCCAGGTGCAGCGCCGGATCAGCAGCGCCGAACTGGCGGCGGGGCTGCCGCTGCGGCCGGAGGAGACCCTGGTGGTGGCCCGGGGCGGGGCCGACCTGCCCTGGGGCGAGGGGGACCGGCTGCGGATCGAGAGCCGGCCGACCGATCCGGTGGGCAACGCCTCCTCCGTGATGGGGGGAGGACCGCTGCTGCTCCAGAACGGCCGCATCGTGCTGAACGGCGCCGCCGAAGGCTTCGGTGCCGCCTTCCTCGGCCAGGGGGCCCCCCGCACCGTGGTGGGCAGCGACGGCACCCTGCTGTGGCTGGTGACCCTGGAAGGCGCCGGGGGGGTCGCCGGGCCCACGCTCTCCGAGACCGCCTGGCTGCTGCAGCAGATGGGGCTGGTGGACGCCCTCAACCTCGACGGGGGCAGTTCCACCGGCCTGGTGATGGGCGGCAGCCACCGGGTCAAGGGGCGCGGCGTGGCCGGCTCGGTCCACAACGGCCTTGGCCTGGTGCCCATCGGGGGCGGCGAGGCGGCCACCAGCCTGGGGCCGGCCGGCAGCCGCTGGCTGACTGATTCCAGGGACTGA
- the rpsL gene encoding 30S ribosomal protein S12, producing MPTIQQLIRTERQRLTRKTKSPALRACPERRGVCTRVYTSTPKKPNSALRKVARVRLTSGFEVTAYIPGIGHNLQEHSVVLIRGGRVKDLPGVRYHIIRGTLDTSGVKDRRQSRSKYGAKTPKA from the coding sequence ATGCCCACTATTCAGCAGCTGATCCGCACCGAGCGGCAGCGTCTCACCCGCAAGACGAAGTCGCCCGCCCTGCGCGCCTGCCCCGAGCGGCGTGGCGTCTGCACCCGGGTGTACACCTCCACCCCGAAAAAGCCCAACTCGGCGCTGCGCAAGGTGGCCCGGGTGCGCCTCACCTCCGGCTTCGAGGTGACGGCTTACATCCCCGGCATCGGCCACAACCTTCAGGAGCACTCGGTGGTTCTGATCCGCGGCGGCCGCGTCAAGGATCTGCCCGGTGTCCGCTATCACATCATCCGCGGCACCCTCGACACCTCCGGGGTCAAGGACCGGCGTCAGTCCCGCTCCAAGTACGGCGCCAAGACACCGAAGGCCTGA
- the rpsG gene encoding 30S ribosomal protein S7: MSRRNAAEKRPVLPDPQFNSRLASMIVARLMKHGKKSTAQRILSDAFTLINERTGADPLDLFETAVRNATPLVEVRARRVGGATYQVPMEVRQERGTAMALRWLVNFSRARNGRSMAQKLAGELMDAANEAGSAVRKREETHKMAEANKAFAHYRY; the protein is encoded by the coding sequence ATGTCCCGCCGCAACGCCGCCGAGAAGCGCCCGGTTCTCCCGGATCCCCAGTTCAACAGCCGTCTGGCCTCGATGATCGTGGCCCGGCTGATGAAGCACGGCAAGAAGTCCACGGCCCAGCGCATCCTGTCCGATGCCTTCACCCTGATCAACGAGCGCACCGGCGCCGATCCCCTCGACCTGTTCGAGACGGCGGTCCGCAATGCCACCCCCCTGGTGGAGGTGCGGGCCCGTCGGGTCGGCGGCGCCACCTATCAGGTGCCGATGGAAGTGCGTCAGGAGCGGGGCACCGCCATGGCGCTGCGCTGGCTGGTCAACTTCTCCCGCGCCCGCAACGGCCGCAGCATGGCCCAGAAACTGGCCGGCGAGCTGATGGACGCGGCCAACGAGGCCGGCAGTGCCGTCCGCAAGCGGGAGGAAACCCACAAGATGGCCGAGGCCAACAAGGCCTTCGCCCACTACCGCTACTAA